One Pristiophorus japonicus isolate sPriJap1 chromosome 19, sPriJap1.hap1, whole genome shotgun sequence genomic window carries:
- the LOC139230163 gene encoding probable G-protein coupled receptor 139, producing the protein MGRAPILHVNEIGYPILAMFGIPGKPEPDDSCDPVPAKVRSIQRNHSLHGGDGNVRPTGADHACMAKYQEEECHRILVTSTIDFFVFLGSGQYQQGTNLMSIVILSRGKCGLTKGITRYMVTMAIADLMVCVFNITINNILSYHFLDSFLMYTNVCRFSALIQVFSVQLSVCSTVSFTFDRYVSICCPKLKLNYCTHRNATVVLTIVGVLSFLINIPVYFRYEPYYLVGDIEWGCRTVTEYGSSPAWIAYKWILNLSVTLVPFPFLLLLNFLTARYILIASRARRALKKCSNGDSSSDPEMKNRRTSIILLFTVSGSFIVLWTPIVIIDICFKLTESITWEGPNSLYLAIKITLFLMYASTCTNTCVYALTQRKFREEIKNIVKYPFSFIIKLCEQYEYLESIRVHCPLARSLDHLGSHSMRTWNLSLARNLLD; encoded by the exons ATGGGACGGGCTCCAATTCTGCACGTAAATGAAATCGGCTATCCGATTCTGGCAATGTTTGGCATCCCTGGTAAGCC CGAACCTGATGACAGCTGTGATCCTGTCCCTGCGAAAGTGCGGTCTATCCAAAGGAATCACTCGTTACATGGTGGCGATGGCAATGTCCGACCAACTGGTGCTGACCATGCAT GTATGGCAAAATATCAGGAAGAGGAATGTCATCGTATATTGGTCACCAGCACTATTGATTTCTTTGTATTCTTGGGAAGTGGTCAATACCAGCAAGGCA CGAACCTGATGTCGATTGTCATCctttcccggggaaagtgcggtctcaccaaaggAATCACTCGTTACATGGTAACCATGGCCATAGCAGATCTGATGGTCTGTGtctttaatataactataaataatatcCTGAGTTATCATTTCCTAGATTCATTCTTGATGTACACCAATGTTTGTCGTTTTAGTGCATTGATACAAGTATTCAGCGTCCAACTCTCTGTCTGTTCAACAGTATCGTTCACCTTTGACCGCTACGTATCCATTTGTTGTCCGAAACTGAAGTTAAATTATTGCACCCACAGAAATGCCACTGTGGTTCTAACAATCGTGGGTGTGCTCAGCTTTCTGATAAACATTCCAGTTTATTTCCGGTATGAACCCTACTATCTTGTTGGGGATATAGAGTGGGGCTGTCGGACAGTAACGGAATATGGTTCTTCCCCGGCATGGATAGCTTACAAATGGATCCTGAATCTCTCAGTCACATTAGTGCCATTCCCTTTTCTGTTGCTGTTAAATTTCCTCACTGCCAGGTACATCTTAATAGCCAGTCGAGCTCGCAGAGCCCTGAAGAAATGCAGCAATGGCGACAGCAGCAGTGATCCCGAGATGAAGAACCGAAGAACATCCATCATTCTGCTCTTCACTGTATCTGGGAGCTTTATTGTATTGTGGACGCCAATTGTGATAATTGACATCTGTTTCAAGCTCACGGAAAGTATTACATGGGAAGGTCCAAACTCGCTTTATTTGGCAATTAAAATCACGCTCTTTTTGATGTACGCCAGCACCTGTACAAACACCTGTGTTTATGCGTTGACCCAGAGGAAATTCCGGGAGGAGATTAAGAACATTGTGAAATATCCATTTTCTTTCATTATTAAATTATGTGAACAATATGAGTACTTGGAATCGATCAGAGTTCATTGCCCATTAGCTCGGTCACTCGATCATTTAGGTTCGCATTCCATGCGAACCTGGAACTTGTCATTGGCCAGGAATCTTCTTGACTGA